One window from the genome of Solea solea chromosome 2, fSolSol10.1, whole genome shotgun sequence encodes:
- the agps gene encoding alkyldihydroxyacetonephosphate synthase, peroxisomal, whose protein sequence is MAFNSSGGSDRQQIAQQRLRIITGHLQRPEDDDSAISAVECKAPSSESDASSSEGKTVPRRRHEIMKWNGWGYSDSKFLFNKKGQAEFTGKRYRISGLIIPGLKDWMEGTFGASVQHKSQATPILNSSSVQPPNLNEAFVEELKSTGVPFSHDAEDRVFRAHGHCLHEIFALREGKIGRVPDMVVWPNCHDDVVKIVELACKHNVCLIPYGGGTSVSSALECPPEETRSIVSLDTSQMNRILWIDEKNLTAHVEAGIVGQDLERLLNESGYCTGHEPDSMEFSSLGGWVATRASGMKKNIYGNIEDLVVHMKMVTPRGVIEKSCQGPRMSTGPDIHHFILGSEGTLGVVTEVTMKIRPMPEYQKYGSVVFPNFEQGVACLREIAKQRCAPASVRLMDNEQFKFGHALKPQVSSIFTSFLDGLKKFYITKFKGFDPNRLCVATLLFEGNRDRVLQHEKQVYDIAAKFGGLAAGEDNGQRGYMLTFVIAYLRDLGMDYYVMGESFETSVPWDRVLDMCRNVKARIVHECKERGVQFPPLSTCRVTQTYDAGACVYFYFAFNYRGLSDPVHVYEQVEHAAREEILASGGSLSHHHGVGKLRKAWMRETISSVGMGMLQSVKDYVDPANIFGNRNLL, encoded by the exons ATGGCGTTCAACAGCAGCGGCGGCTCCGACAGACAGCAGATTGCACAACAGAGACTGAGGATCATTACCGGACACTTACAGAGACCGGAGGACGATGACTCGGCCATTTCAGCCGTGGAGTGCAAAGCCCCAAGCAGCGAGTCAGATGCCTCCTCCAGTGAGGGGAAGACGGTGCCCAGGAGGAG GCACGAGATAATGAAATGGAATGGCTGGGGATACAGCGATTCAAAATTCCTCTTCAATAAGAAAGGTCAAGCAGAATTTACCGGTAAAAG GTATAGAATAAGTGGTCTGATCATCCCTGGCCTGAAAGATTGGATGGAAGGCACATTTGGAGCTAGTGTGCAACACAAATCTCAAGCAACA CCCATTCTGAACAGCAGTTCTGTTCAACCTCCCAACCTTAATGAGGCCTTTGTTGAGGAACTGAAATCCACAGGTGTTCCCTTCTCTCATGATGCAGAGGACCGAGTGTTCCGTGCCCATG GACACTGCTTACATGAGATCTTTGCCCTCAGAGAAGGCAAAATCGGTCGAGTTCCAGATATGGTCGTGTGGCCAA ACTGCCACGATGACGTAGTAAAAATTGTGGAACTGGCGTGCAAACATAATGTTTGTTTAATACCATATGGAG GAGGGACTAGTGTCTCCAGTGCTCTGGAGTGCCCCCCTGAGGAAACCCGTTCCATTGTTTCTCTGGATACCTCACAGATG AACCGCATTCTGTGGATTGATGAGAAAAATCTAACTGCCCATGTGGAAGCTGGCATCGTTGGTCAGGATCTGGAGAGATTA cTCAATGAGAGTGGCTACTGTACAGGACACGAACCGGACTCCATGGAGTTCAGCTCCCTGGGGGGCTGGGTAGCAACCAGAGCGTCAGGCATGAAGAAGAACATTTATGGAAACATTGAGGACCTG GTTGTCCACATGAAGATGGTGACCCCTCGAGGTGTCATTGAAAAGAGTTGTCAGGGCCCACGTATGTCCACAGGGCCGGACATTCACCACTTCATCCTGGGTTCTGAAG GAACCCTGGGTGTGGTTACCGAAGTAACGATGAAGATTCGTCCCATGCCAGAGTATCAGAAATATGGCTCTGTTGTTTTCCCTAATTTTGAGCAGGGAGTTGCTTGTCTGCGGGAGATTGCAAAACAG agATGTGCTCCAGCATCAGTACGGCTCATGGATAATGAACAATTTAAATTTG GTCATGCTCTGAAACCTCAAGTGTCTTCCATTTTCACATCCTTTTTGGACGGGTTGAAGAAATTTTACATCACCAAG TTCAAAGGGTTTGACCCCAACCGCCTGTGTGTGGCCACCCTGCTGTTTGAGGGAAACAGAGACAGGGTCCTGCAGCATGAGAAGCAAGTTTATGACATTGCTGCGAAATTTGG GGGCCTGGCAGCTGGAGAGGACAATGGTCAAAGGGGTTACATGCTGACCTTCGTCATCGCTTACCTCCGG GACTTGGGGATGGACTACTATGTAATGGGAGAGTCCTTTGAAACGTCTGTGCCTTGGGACAG gGTGTTGGACATGTGCCGGAATGTGAAGGCACGCATTGTCCACGAGTGTAAAGAGAGAGGAGTTCAGTTTCCACCATTGTCCACATGCAG ggtGACTCAGACATATGACGCCGGAGCCTGCGTCTACTTCTACTTTGCCTTCAACTACAGAGGACTCAGCGATCCAGTACATGTGTATGAACAAGTGGAG cATGCTGCTAGAGAAGAAATCCTGGCCAGCGGAGGAAGCTTGTCGCATCACCATGGAG TGGGGAAACTTCGGAAGGCGTGGATGAGAGAGACCATCTCCAGTGTTGGCATGGGCATGCTGCAGTCTGTCAAGGACTACGTAGACCCCGCTAACATCTTTGGCAACAGGAACCTTTTGTGA